From the genome of Streptomyces sp. NBC_01116, one region includes:
- a CDS encoding SCO4225 family membrane protein — MARTSRSMPQNLRHYLANPLALGYLGVVLAVCLWVAADTYFAASSGDAGFAGVWAFLVTAPTSLLVPFTGPVGLIAIPVGAIVQAFALGALYRHVTERRAHGTGNGVISA, encoded by the coding sequence ATGGCCAGGACCTCGCGCTCGATGCCGCAGAACCTCCGCCACTACCTGGCGAACCCTCTCGCTCTGGGATACCTGGGCGTTGTCCTCGCGGTGTGCCTGTGGGTCGCCGCGGACACCTACTTCGCCGCCTCCTCCGGAGACGCCGGTTTCGCCGGAGTGTGGGCCTTCCTGGTGACCGCCCCGACCTCCCTGCTGGTCCCCTTCACGGGCCCCGTGGGCCTGATCGCGATCCCGGTCGGTGCCATCGTCCAGGCCTTCGCGCTCGGTGCCCTGTACCGCCACGTCACCGAGCGGCGCGCCCACGGCACCGGGAACGGCGTCATCAGCGCCTGA
- a CDS encoding pyruvate dehydrogenase, which produces MAKQNVAEQFVDILARAGVKRMYGVVGDSLNPVVDAIRRNPAIDWVHVRHEETAAFAAGAEAQVTGALAACAGSCGPGNLHLINGLYDAHRSMAPVLALASHIPSSEIGLGYFQETHPELLFQECSHYNEMISNPEQMPRLLQTAIQHAIGRGGVSVVSMPGDIASKPAPEKSIEHALVTARPTVRPGDDEIDKLCRLVDEAGRVTLFCGSGTAGAHAEVMEFAEKIKSPVGHALRGKEWIQYDNPYDVGMSGLLGYGAAYEATNECDLLVLLGTDFPYNAFLPDDVKIVQVDVRPEHLGRRSKLDLAVWGDVRETLRCLTPRVKPKSDRKFLDRMLKKHANALEGVVKAYTRKVDKHVPIHPEYVASVLDEMADEDAVFTVDTGMNNVWAARYLTPNGKRRVIGSFSHGSMANALPQAIGAQFTDLNRQVVAMSGDGGFSMLMGDFLTLVQHDLPVKVVLFNNSSLGMVELEMLVAGLPSYGTTNMNPDFAAIARAAGAYGVRVEKPKQLQGALKDAFKHKGPALVDVVTDPNALSIPPKISADMVTGFALSASKIVLDGGVGRMLQMARSNLRNVPRP; this is translated from the coding sequence ATGGCCAAGCAGAACGTGGCGGAGCAGTTCGTCGACATCCTCGCCAGGGCAGGCGTCAAACGCATGTACGGCGTTGTCGGCGACAGCCTGAACCCCGTCGTGGACGCCATCCGGCGTAACCCGGCCATCGACTGGGTCCACGTCCGGCACGAGGAGACCGCCGCCTTCGCGGCCGGTGCGGAAGCGCAGGTCACCGGAGCGCTCGCGGCCTGCGCCGGCTCCTGCGGCCCGGGCAACCTGCACCTGATCAACGGCCTGTACGACGCGCACCGCTCGATGGCCCCGGTCCTGGCCCTCGCCTCGCACATCCCCTCCAGCGAGATCGGCCTCGGCTACTTCCAGGAGACCCATCCGGAGCTGCTGTTCCAGGAGTGCAGCCACTACAACGAGATGATCTCCAACCCGGAGCAGATGCCGAGGCTGCTCCAGACGGCGATCCAGCACGCCATCGGGCGCGGCGGCGTCAGCGTCGTCTCGATGCCGGGCGACATCGCCTCCAAACCCGCTCCGGAGAAAAGCATCGAGCACGCCCTCGTCACCGCGCGGCCGACCGTACGGCCCGGCGACGACGAGATCGACAAGCTCTGCCGCCTGGTGGACGAGGCCGGACGGGTGACGCTGTTCTGCGGCAGCGGCACGGCCGGGGCGCACGCCGAGGTCATGGAGTTCGCCGAGAAGATCAAGTCCCCGGTCGGTCACGCGCTGCGCGGCAAGGAGTGGATCCAGTACGACAATCCGTACGATGTCGGGATGAGCGGGCTGCTCGGTTACGGCGCCGCGTACGAGGCGACCAACGAGTGCGACCTCCTCGTCCTGCTCGGCACGGACTTCCCGTACAACGCCTTCCTCCCGGACGACGTGAAGATCGTCCAGGTCGATGTGCGCCCCGAGCATCTCGGCCGCCGCTCCAAGCTCGACCTCGCGGTCTGGGGCGACGTGCGCGAGACCCTGCGCTGCCTGACGCCCCGGGTGAAGCCCAAGTCCGACCGCAAGTTCCTCGACCGGATGCTGAAGAAGCACGCGAACGCCCTGGAGGGCGTGGTCAAGGCCTACACCCGCAAGGTCGACAAGCACGTTCCGATCCATCCCGAGTACGTCGCGTCCGTGCTGGACGAGATGGCCGACGAGGACGCCGTGTTCACCGTCGACACCGGCATGAACAACGTCTGGGCGGCCCGCTATCTGACACCCAACGGCAAGCGGCGGGTGATCGGTTCGTTCAGCCACGGCTCGATGGCCAACGCGCTGCCGCAGGCGATCGGCGCCCAGTTCACCGACCTGAACCGGCAGGTCGTCGCGATGTCCGGCGACGGCGGATTCTCCATGCTGATGGGTGACTTCCTCACCCTGGTCCAGCACGACCTGCCGGTGAAGGTCGTCCTGTTCAACAACTCCTCGCTCGGCATGGTCGAGTTGGAGATGCTCGTCGCTGGCCTCCCCTCGTACGGGACGACCAACATGAACCCCGACTTCGCCGCCATCGCCCGCGCCGCCGGCGCCTACGGCGTACGCGTGGAGAAGCCCAAGCAGTTGCAGGGCGCGCTCAAGGACGCCTTCAAGCACAAGGGCCCCGCGCTCGTCGACGTGGTCACCGATCCGAACGCGCTCTCCATCCCGCCGAAGATCAGCGCCGACATGGTCACCGGCTTCGCCCTCTCCGCCAGCAAGATCGTGCTCGACGGCGGCGTGGGCCGGATGCTCCAGATGGCCCGCTCCAACCTCCGTAACGTGCCGCGTCCCTAG
- a CDS encoding protein phosphatase 2C domain-containing protein, with protein sequence MSQQGEKPAAHEDDWWRKLYDETAQDTGPGRAADSLDDRFDSVSDTVSSPVGRPEDSPVGSPVGDHRDTVRETVRDPHENPYEDPYEDAYGDPYADRYEEPDADAYRPPGQSRPVAARREPWPGPVPAAAPPPVPAPVLDPEAAPERMPDPRSAWDPYAKRDRQPERTADAVPERNPVQERNPAPETRSVPESRSAAPAGPEPVAPRTTVFPAPWEAPAGQPGPRTFAAPRVPEASAPDPAPDPGAPHAPPPDLAEAAADGGRPTVGHLGDRPPTYDSEPAALPSATSENLDGLGPDTVLDGARYGTYTLRAASVRGDSARFRGEPRRDGLLTARFGAAESALVLVAVAGGRRDGEAAHLAAADACRWIGGAVARSHIRLSEDIRAGRRGDLKAGLHRLTDRTYGKLRARAAELGVAPDAYTASLRCLLLSADPDCRTRVFFGVGSGGLFRLRDGLWQDLEPFVPEGGTRRAGDEREEGPDGDRLTMDLQITAPPPPNAGGPARQPAEPFRFRASVARPGDTLLLCSNGLAEPMRGEAGLPGELAERWGSGGPPGLPAFLADTQLRIKGYADDRTCAAVWEA encoded by the coding sequence ATGAGTCAGCAGGGGGAGAAGCCCGCCGCCCACGAGGACGACTGGTGGCGCAAGCTGTACGACGAGACCGCGCAGGACACCGGTCCCGGCCGTGCCGCCGACAGCCTCGACGACCGCTTCGACTCCGTGTCGGACACGGTGAGCAGCCCGGTGGGCAGGCCGGAGGACAGCCCGGTGGGCAGCCCGGTGGGCGACCACCGGGACACCGTGCGCGAGACCGTCCGGGATCCGCACGAGAACCCGTACGAGGACCCCTACGAGGACGCCTACGGGGACCCGTACGCCGACCGGTACGAGGAGCCGGACGCGGATGCGTACCGGCCGCCCGGGCAGAGCCGGCCCGTGGCGGCGCGGCGGGAGCCGTGGCCGGGACCGGTCCCGGCCGCCGCCCCGCCCCCTGTCCCGGCCCCTGTCCTGGATCCCGAGGCGGCTCCGGAGCGCATGCCCGACCCCCGGTCCGCCTGGGACCCGTACGCGAAGCGCGACCGGCAGCCGGAGCGGACTGCTGATGCCGTGCCCGAGCGGAATCCGGTGCAGGAGCGGAATCCGGCGCCGGAGACGCGGTCGGTGCCGGAGTCCAGGTCGGCCGCGCCCGCCGGGCCGGAGCCGGTCGCACCCCGCACCACCGTCTTTCCCGCCCCCTGGGAGGCACCCGCGGGGCAGCCGGGTCCCCGGACGTTCGCCGCACCGCGCGTGCCGGAGGCGTCCGCGCCCGACCCCGCCCCCGACCCCGGCGCGCCGCACGCACCTCCGCCGGACCTCGCCGAGGCCGCCGCGGACGGCGGCCGGCCGACCGTCGGGCACCTCGGGGACCGGCCGCCCACCTACGACTCCGAGCCCGCGGCCCTGCCCTCCGCCACGTCGGAGAATCTGGACGGCCTCGGCCCCGACACCGTCCTGGACGGCGCGCGGTACGGGACGTACACCCTGCGCGCCGCCTCCGTACGCGGCGACTCCGCCCGCTTCCGCGGAGAACCCCGGCGCGACGGGCTGCTCACCGCCCGCTTCGGGGCCGCCGAGAGCGCCCTCGTGCTCGTGGCCGTGGCCGGCGGCAGACGGGACGGCGAAGCGGCCCACCTCGCCGCGGCCGACGCCTGCCGCTGGATCGGCGGGGCCGTCGCCCGTAGCCACATCCGGCTTTCCGAGGACATAAGAGCGGGCCGCCGGGGCGACCTGAAGGCCGGGCTGCACCGGCTCACCGACCGTACGTACGGCAAGCTGCGCGCCCGCGCCGCCGAACTCGGCGTCGCACCGGACGCGTACACCGCGAGCCTCCGCTGCCTCCTGCTGTCCGCCGACCCCGACTGCCGCACCCGGGTCTTCTTCGGCGTCGGCAGCGGCGGCCTCTTCCGCCTCCGCGACGGACTCTGGCAGGACCTGGAGCCCTTCGTCCCGGAGGGCGGCACCCGGCGGGCGGGCGACGAGCGGGAGGAGGGCCCCGACGGGGACCGGCTGACCATGGACCTCCAGATCACCGCGCCGCCGCCCCCGAACGCCGGGGGCCCCGCCCGGCAGCCCGCAGAGCCCTTCCGCTTCCGGGCCTCCGTGGCGCGGCCCGGCGACACGCTGCTGCTGTGCAGCAACGGACTGGCCGAGCCGATGCGCGGCGAGGCCGGGCTCCCCGGCGAGCTCGCCGAGCGCTGGGGGAGCGGCGGACCGCCCGGACTGCCCGCCTTCCTCGCCGACACCCAGCTCCGGATCAAGGGGTACGCCGACGACCGCACCTGCGCCGCCGTCTGGGAGGCGTAA